One Gambusia affinis linkage group LG15, SWU_Gaff_1.0, whole genome shotgun sequence genomic window carries:
- the LOC122844311 gene encoding protocadherin alpha-C2-like isoform X1, with amino-acid sequence MALNCATIRTRSVVSALTFFVALWGFALSITRYSIPEEMEEGSFVANLASDLGLDVRSLLERNAKLDVIHSKNYLDINKDTGELVIREKMDRESICMTKTTSCFLKMDVILSNPVRIFNIELEILDINDNAPVFRRKTMHLDVSEATPPGERFSLTNAVDADVGANSVKTYYLSESKYFSIDIQTGSDGSKYVDLVLNGKLDREEHAIHNLILTAVDGGVPPRSGTASIIINVLDINDKAPTFSQPVFAVNVSENSPVGTVVMTLNATDLDEGTNAQLIYSYTLYTSEKTQELFSLDPQSGEIKVKGVIDYEESQSFEMYIQAQDRGANPLSGHCKVMVYVTDLNDNYPEVTIKSLKRSVAEDVSVGTLIAVVSVSDRDSGDNGAIDLHLNQREALPFRLSKSSEGYFELLVSKPLDREVKGKYDIKLIVTDRGFPTLSENETITLDILDINDNAPMFSQSFYTIHVMENNSPGALLTSLSAHDPDLNENQYLVYFIMEKEIVNMSMSMLFSINPENGDLYGLKTFDYEREKEFLFHIEARDSGVPPLSSNVTVHIVILDQNDNTPLIVSPWRAHGSVVEEVIPRSTEKGHLVAKVVAVDADSEQNARVTYQLLQISDSTLFSLDQYNGEIRTTRMFSYRDPRQQRLVVVAKDNGQPALSATVTIKISTVEHAMTFLETTELPLEYEVFTNLNLYLVIGLGAVSFLLLITILVIIVLKCQKPKPKAIKMPPANRNSLISQRSSTIADSTLISSDAYWYSLFLAETRKGKVVVRQPIIPKGAGYFVSSIPRSIGPSETTDSRASTLEQQPRREQR; translated from the exons ATGGCGCTTAATTGTGCAACTATACGGACTCGCTCGGTGGTGTCTGCTCTCACGTTTTTTGTCGCGCTGTGGGGATTTGCGCTCTCCATCACCCGCTACTCCATACCGGAGGAGATGGAAGAGGGTTCCTTTGTTGCCAATCTGGCCTCAGATCTGGGTCTGGACGTTCGCAGTTTGCTGGAGCGCAatgcgaagctcgatgtcattcacAGCAAAAATTACCTCGACATTAATAAAGACACCGGGGAGCTGGTCATCCGCGAGAAGATGGACCGGGAGAGCATATGCATGACTAAAACAACCTCATGCTTCCTGAAAATGGATGTCATACTCTCCAATCCCGTTCGCATTTTCAACATCGAGCTGGAGATCTTGGACATCAACGACAACGCGCCCGTTTTTCGTAGGAAGACAATGCACTTGGACGTTTCTGAGGCAACCCCTCCCGGTGAGAGATTCTCCCTGACCAACGCCGTGGATGCGGATGTGGGGGCGAATTCAGTCAAGACCTACTATCTCAGCGAAAGCAAATACTTCAGCATTGACATCCAGACGGGCAGCGACGGCTCCAAATACGTTGATCTAGTGCTCAACGGTAAACTGGACAGAGAGGAGCATGCGATTCATAATTTGATTTTAACTGCGGTGGATGGAGGTGTGCCTCCCCGCTCTGGTACAGCCAGCATAATTATTAACGTGCTGGACATCAATGATAAAGCCCCCACGTTCAGTCAGCCCGTTTTTGCCGTCAATGTTTCGGAGAACTCTCCAGTGGGGACGGTGGTGATGACATTAAACGCGACTGATTTAGATGAAGGCACAAACGCACAATTAATATACTCGTATACCCTGTACACCTCAGAGAAGACACAGGAGCTCTTCTCCCTAGATCCACAATCAGGCGAGATCAAAGTGAAGGGGGTGATCGATTATGAAGAGAGTCAGAGTTTTGAGATGTACATTCAGGCTCAGGACAGAGGGGCAAACCCACTGTCAGGACACTGCAAAGTGATGGTTTACGTCACAGATCTAAATGACAACTATCCAGAGGTGACCATCAAATCCCTGAAGAGATCTGTGGCCGAAGATGTCTCGGTAGGGACACTGATTGCTGTGGTGAGCGTGAGTGATAGAGATTCTGGAGACAATGGTGCCATAGATCTCCACCTGAACCAGCGGGAAGCCTTACCCTTTCGTCTGAGCAAGTCCTCAGAAGGTTACTTTGAATTGCTGGTGTCGAAACCGCTGGACCGAGAAGTCAAAGGCAAATACGACATCAAACTAATAGTGACAGACAGAGGTTTCCCAACCTTATCTGAGAATGAAACCATTACCTTGGACATCCTTGATATCAACGACAATGCCCCCATGTTCTCTCAGTCCTTCTACACAATCCATGTTATGGAGAACAATTCACCTGGAGCTTTATTGACATCCCTAAGTGCACATGACCCAGATTTGAATGAGAACCAGTACTTGGTTTATTTCATAATGGAGAAAGAGATAGTTAACATGTCTATGTCCATGCTTTTCTCCATCAATCCTGAGAATGGGGATCTTTATGGCCTTAAGACCTTTGACTATGAGAGAGAGAAGGAGTTCCTGTTCCACATTGAGGCCAGGGACTCTGGTGTCCCTCCTCTGAGCAGCAATGTGACAGTTCACATTGTTATCCtggaccaaaatgacaacacTCCCCTCATTGTATCACCATGGCGAGCACACGGCTCAGTTGTTGAGGAGGTCATACCGAGGTCCACGGAGAAAGGGCACTTGGTGGCCAAAGTGGTTGCCGTTGATGCAGACTCTGAGCAGAATGCCAGAGTCACCTACCAACTACTGCAGATCAGTGACTCAACTCTCTTCAGCCTGGATCAGTACAACGGTGAGATCAGAACGACAAGGATGTTCAGCTACAGAGACCCAAGGCAGCAGAGGCTGGTAGTTGTTGCTAAAGACAATGGACAACCTGCTTTGTCTGCCACTGTTACCATCAAGATATCAACAGTGGAGCACGCCATGACCTTCTTAGAGACAACAGAGTTACCATTAGAATACGAAGTCTTCACCAACCTAAACCTGTACCTCGTAATTGGTTTAGGAGCTGTGTCCTTTCTGTTGTTGATAACCATCTTGGTTATTATTGTCCTCAAATGTCAAAAGCCAAAGCCAAAGGCCATCAAGATGCCCCCAGCCAACAGAAATAGTCTGATCAGCCAGAGAAGCTCCACCATCGCAGATTCCACACTGATCTCCAGCGATGCCTACTGGTATAGCTTGTTCCTTGCAGAAACCAGGAAGGGCAAGGTGGTGGTGAGACAACCAATCATTCCCAAAGGAGCAGGATATTTTGTATCCAGCATACCCAGGAGCATAGGCCCAAGTGAAACCACAGACTCCAGAGCATCCACACTGGAG cagCAGCCCAGAAGAGAGCAACGATGA
- the LOC122844311 gene encoding protocadherin alpha-C2-like isoform X2 — translation MALNCATIRTRSVVSALTFFVALWGFALSITRYSIPEEMEEGSFVANLASDLGLDVRSLLERNAKLDVIHSKNYLDINKDTGELVIREKMDRESICMTKTTSCFLKMDVILSNPVRIFNIELEILDINDNAPVFRRKTMHLDVSEATPPGERFSLTNAVDADVGANSVKTYYLSESKYFSIDIQTGSDGSKYVDLVLNGKLDREEHAIHNLILTAVDGGVPPRSGTASIIINVLDINDKAPTFSQPVFAVNVSENSPVGTVVMTLNATDLDEGTNAQLIYSYTLYTSEKTQELFSLDPQSGEIKVKGVIDYEESQSFEMYIQAQDRGANPLSGHCKVMVYVTDLNDNYPEVTIKSLKRSVAEDVSVGTLIAVVSVSDRDSGDNGAIDLHLNQREALPFRLSKSSEGYFELLVSKPLDREVKGKYDIKLIVTDRGFPTLSENETITLDILDINDNAPMFSQSFYTIHVMENNSPGALLTSLSAHDPDLNENQYLVYFIMEKEIVNMSMSMLFSINPENGDLYGLKTFDYEREKEFLFHIEARDSGVPPLSSNVTVHIVILDQNDNTPLIVSPWRAHGSVVEEVIPRSTEKGHLVAKVVAVDADSEQNARVTYQLLQISDSTLFSLDQYNGEIRTTRMFSYRDPRQQRLVVVAKDNGQPALSATVTIKISTVEHAMTFLETTELPLEYEVFTNLNLYLVIGLGAVSFLLLITILVIIVLKCQKPKPKAIKMPPANRNSLISQRSSTIADSTLISSDAYWYSLFLAETRKGKVVVRQPIIPKGAGYFVSSIPRSIGPSETTDSRASTLEQPRREQR, via the exons ATGGCGCTTAATTGTGCAACTATACGGACTCGCTCGGTGGTGTCTGCTCTCACGTTTTTTGTCGCGCTGTGGGGATTTGCGCTCTCCATCACCCGCTACTCCATACCGGAGGAGATGGAAGAGGGTTCCTTTGTTGCCAATCTGGCCTCAGATCTGGGTCTGGACGTTCGCAGTTTGCTGGAGCGCAatgcgaagctcgatgtcattcacAGCAAAAATTACCTCGACATTAATAAAGACACCGGGGAGCTGGTCATCCGCGAGAAGATGGACCGGGAGAGCATATGCATGACTAAAACAACCTCATGCTTCCTGAAAATGGATGTCATACTCTCCAATCCCGTTCGCATTTTCAACATCGAGCTGGAGATCTTGGACATCAACGACAACGCGCCCGTTTTTCGTAGGAAGACAATGCACTTGGACGTTTCTGAGGCAACCCCTCCCGGTGAGAGATTCTCCCTGACCAACGCCGTGGATGCGGATGTGGGGGCGAATTCAGTCAAGACCTACTATCTCAGCGAAAGCAAATACTTCAGCATTGACATCCAGACGGGCAGCGACGGCTCCAAATACGTTGATCTAGTGCTCAACGGTAAACTGGACAGAGAGGAGCATGCGATTCATAATTTGATTTTAACTGCGGTGGATGGAGGTGTGCCTCCCCGCTCTGGTACAGCCAGCATAATTATTAACGTGCTGGACATCAATGATAAAGCCCCCACGTTCAGTCAGCCCGTTTTTGCCGTCAATGTTTCGGAGAACTCTCCAGTGGGGACGGTGGTGATGACATTAAACGCGACTGATTTAGATGAAGGCACAAACGCACAATTAATATACTCGTATACCCTGTACACCTCAGAGAAGACACAGGAGCTCTTCTCCCTAGATCCACAATCAGGCGAGATCAAAGTGAAGGGGGTGATCGATTATGAAGAGAGTCAGAGTTTTGAGATGTACATTCAGGCTCAGGACAGAGGGGCAAACCCACTGTCAGGACACTGCAAAGTGATGGTTTACGTCACAGATCTAAATGACAACTATCCAGAGGTGACCATCAAATCCCTGAAGAGATCTGTGGCCGAAGATGTCTCGGTAGGGACACTGATTGCTGTGGTGAGCGTGAGTGATAGAGATTCTGGAGACAATGGTGCCATAGATCTCCACCTGAACCAGCGGGAAGCCTTACCCTTTCGTCTGAGCAAGTCCTCAGAAGGTTACTTTGAATTGCTGGTGTCGAAACCGCTGGACCGAGAAGTCAAAGGCAAATACGACATCAAACTAATAGTGACAGACAGAGGTTTCCCAACCTTATCTGAGAATGAAACCATTACCTTGGACATCCTTGATATCAACGACAATGCCCCCATGTTCTCTCAGTCCTTCTACACAATCCATGTTATGGAGAACAATTCACCTGGAGCTTTATTGACATCCCTAAGTGCACATGACCCAGATTTGAATGAGAACCAGTACTTGGTTTATTTCATAATGGAGAAAGAGATAGTTAACATGTCTATGTCCATGCTTTTCTCCATCAATCCTGAGAATGGGGATCTTTATGGCCTTAAGACCTTTGACTATGAGAGAGAGAAGGAGTTCCTGTTCCACATTGAGGCCAGGGACTCTGGTGTCCCTCCTCTGAGCAGCAATGTGACAGTTCACATTGTTATCCtggaccaaaatgacaacacTCCCCTCATTGTATCACCATGGCGAGCACACGGCTCAGTTGTTGAGGAGGTCATACCGAGGTCCACGGAGAAAGGGCACTTGGTGGCCAAAGTGGTTGCCGTTGATGCAGACTCTGAGCAGAATGCCAGAGTCACCTACCAACTACTGCAGATCAGTGACTCAACTCTCTTCAGCCTGGATCAGTACAACGGTGAGATCAGAACGACAAGGATGTTCAGCTACAGAGACCCAAGGCAGCAGAGGCTGGTAGTTGTTGCTAAAGACAATGGACAACCTGCTTTGTCTGCCACTGTTACCATCAAGATATCAACAGTGGAGCACGCCATGACCTTCTTAGAGACAACAGAGTTACCATTAGAATACGAAGTCTTCACCAACCTAAACCTGTACCTCGTAATTGGTTTAGGAGCTGTGTCCTTTCTGTTGTTGATAACCATCTTGGTTATTATTGTCCTCAAATGTCAAAAGCCAAAGCCAAAGGCCATCAAGATGCCCCCAGCCAACAGAAATAGTCTGATCAGCCAGAGAAGCTCCACCATCGCAGATTCCACACTGATCTCCAGCGATGCCTACTGGTATAGCTTGTTCCTTGCAGAAACCAGGAAGGGCAAGGTGGTGGTGAGACAACCAATCATTCCCAAAGGAGCAGGATATTTTGTATCCAGCATACCCAGGAGCATAGGCCCAAGTGAAACCACAGACTCCAGAGCATCCACACTGGAG CAGCCCAGAAGAGAGCAACGATGA
- the LOC122844314 gene encoding protocadherin alpha-C2-like isoform X2 yields the protein MAVTGTCNWTGRNVPFYYFVLFSLFCGLGFGQLRYSITEELENGALVGDLAHDLGLDIRRLSTRKIKLTSNSGKRYVIVNPKNGKLLVNDRIDREALCDLSSTCLINLEVMVENPTEVHHVEVEIVDANDNAPQFPRDEYQLEITESAMPGSRYPIENAQDPDIGSNSVRMYQLSTNENFALVSNKPSINTKHIELVLKKPLDREQTPYHQLILSAVDGGIPEKTGMAKINIRVLDSNDNVPVFDNSVYKVKLLENSPKDTLVIKLNATDLDEGTNGEVYYSFSSYTPERVRQMFSMDTNTGEIRVRSNVDYEETNSYEMYIQAMDKGPGAVAAHCKVVVEVVDVNDNVPQIVLSSLSSPVREDARADTVVALISVTDRDSGTNKQVTLEIPAGLPFKIKSFRNYYTLVTSAFLDRETTDAYNVTLSATDGGNPPLSSQKTIQVDVADVNDNPPRFEQTSYTVYVTENNAHGASLCTVKAQDADIKENARITYTVLNDNNHGIPVTSYVSVKADTGEAYALRAFDYESLREFHFQVKAQDGGIPPLSRVATVYIYIMDQNDHAPLIVSPAGNGTRSLETVQKNAEPGALVTKVVAYDADAGPNAWLVYVLETATDLDLFKVHEHTGEIRTTRRILEDNSTSFALTVVVKDHGEPILSSTATINVAVMEVAPKVAPDTKKVMRPHTTWFLSNVTLYLIVALSATTFVFLVTVVVLAIVRCHAYCSQPGSCSSCCGSQKPPPDGGSSSVNAGGGGGPGAPGQPNNNVVLRRDLKVEPHYIEVRGNGSLTKTYCYKTCLTATSGSDTFMFYNTGRPISGTWGSGADRFFTSGSGFVRRLSMPDASLQICPEPKAPNADWRYSASLRAGVQSSVHMEESSVMQGAQGMLVQNWPTVSSAAGEWQHCSNQKAMHRI from the exons ATGGCTGTGACGGGGACATGCAACTGGACAGGGAGGAATGTGCCTTTTTATTATTTCGTGctgttttccttattttgtgGCCTTGGGTTTGGACAGCTGCGGTATTCGATCACAGAAGAACTGGAAAACGGAGCTCTGGTAGGTGATCTGGCGCACGATTTGGGGCTAGATATTCGAAGGCTCTCCACCCGAAAAATCAAGTTAACCTCCAACAGCGGGAAGCGCTACGTGATTGTCAATCCCAAAAATGGGAAACTGCTCGTCAATGACAGGATCGACAGAGAGGCGTTGTGCGATTTGTCTAGCACCTGCCTCATTAATCTGGAGGTGATGGTAGAAAACCCCACAGAGGTGCACCACGTCGAGGTGGAGATTGTGGATGCAAATGACAATGCGCCGCAGTTCCCCAGAGACGAGTATCAACTGGAAATAACAGAATCTGCTATGCCGGGTTCTCGTTACCCAATTGAAAACGCTCAAGATCCAGATATTGGGTCCAATTCTGTCCGCATGTATCAGCTCAGCACAAACGAGAATTTCGCGCTGGTATCAAACAAACCTTCAATCAACACAAAGCACATAGAGCTAGTGCTCAAAAAGCCCCTTGATCGTGAGCAGACGCCTTACCACCAGTTAATTCTAAGTGCTGTAGATGGTGGAATACCTGAAAAAACAGGCATGGCCAAAATCAACATCCGGGTCCTGGACTCAAATGACAACGTTCCGGTGTTCGACAACTCGGTATACAAGGTAAAACTGTTAGAAAACTCCCCCAAAGATACCCTGGTGATAAAACTGAATGCGACTGACTTGGACGAAGGCACAAATGGAGAGGTTTATTACTCTTTCAGCAGCTACACTCCAGAGAGAGTCAGACAGATGTTCAGCATGGACACCAATACAGGTGAAATAAGAGTGAGGAGCAATGTTGACTATGAGGAGACCAATTCTTATGAGATGTACATCCAGGCAATGGATAAAGGCCCAGGTGCCGTTGCAGCGCACTGTAAGGTGGTTGTAGAGGTTGTGGATGTAAATGATAATGTCCCTCAGATAGTGCTGTCATCTCTCTCGAGCCCTGTGAGGGAGGACGCCCGTGCAGACACAGTAGTAGCCCTCATTAGTGTCACTGATCGAGACTCCGGCACTAACAAGCAGGTGACCTTAGAGATCCCAGCAGGCCTTCCATTCAAGATCAAGTCATTCAGAAACTACTACACCCTGGTTACCTCAGCCTTCCTGGACCGCGAGACCACTGATGCCTACAATGTCACTCTGAGTGCCACGGACGGAGGAAACCCTCCCTTGTCTTCCCAGAAGACCATACAGGTGGATGTGGCGGACGTTAATGACAACCCGCCACGCTTTGAGCAGACTTCATACACGGTATATGTGACTGAGAACAATGCCCATGGGGCCTCTTTGTGTACTGTGAAAGCTCAAGATGCAGACATCAAAGAGAACGCACGCATCACCTACACAGTGCTCAATGACAACAACCACGGCATTCCTGTCACCTCATATGTGTCTGTGAAGGCCGATACAGGGGAGGCTTATGCCCTGCGAGCCTTCGACTATGAGTCACTGAGAGAGTTTCACTTCCAGGTCAAAGCCCAGGATGGGGGCATTCCTCCGCTCAGCAGAGTTGCTACCGTCTACATCTATATAATGGATCAGAATGACCATGCTCCACTGATAGTCAGTCCTGCTGGCAATGGGACACGCTCCCTAGAGACGGTACAGAAGAATGCAGAGCCTGGTGCCTTAGTGACAAAAGTGGTGGCATATGATGCAGATGCTGGGCCGAACGCTTGGCTGGTCTACGTGTTGGAGACTGCTACTGACCTGGACCTTTTCAAAGTGCATGAGCACACCGGAGAGATCCGGACCACTCGAAGGATCCTGGAGGACAACTCCACTTCTTTTGCTCTAACAGTTGTGGTGAAAGACCATGGCGAGCCAATTCTCTCCTCTACGGCCACCATCAATGTGGCAGTCATGGAGGTGGCACCAAAAGTGGCACCTGATACCAAGAAAGTCATGCGACCTCATACCACATGGTTTTTGTCAAACGTGACTCTTTACCTTATTGTGGCTTTGAGTGCCACAACATTTGTATTCCTGGTCACTGTGGTGGTGCTCGCCATTGTCCGCTGCCATGCCTATTGCTCACAGCCAGGTTCATGCTCCTCTTGCTGTGGGTCACAGAAGCCTCCTCCAGATGGCGGGAGCAGCAGTGTGAATGCAGGCGGGGGAGGAGGTCCAGGGGCCCCGGGACAGCCTAATAACAACGTTGTGCTTCGAAGAGACCTTAAAGTGGAACCTCATTACATAGAGGTGCGTGGGAATGGTTCCCTGACAAAAACGTACTGCTACAAGACCTGCTTGACCGCCACCTCTGGCAGCGACACCTTCATGTTCTACAACACGGGTCGGCCTATCAGCGGCACCTGGGGTAGTGGCGCTGACCGTTTCTTCACTAGTGGAAGTGGATTTGTAAGGAGACTGAGTATGCCCGATGCCTCACTTCAGATATGCCCAGAG CCGAAGGCCCCGAATGCTGATTGGCGATACTCTGCGTCTTTGAGAGCAGGGGTGCAGAg
- the LOC122844311 gene encoding protocadherin alpha-C2-like isoform X3, protein MALNCATIRTRSVVSALTFFVALWGFALSITRYSIPEEMEEGSFVANLASDLGLDVRSLLERNAKLDVIHSKNYLDINKDTGELVIREKMDRESICMTKTTSCFLKMDVILSNPVRIFNIELEILDINDNAPVFRRKTMHLDVSEATPPGERFSLTNAVDADVGANSVKTYYLSESKYFSIDIQTGSDGSKYVDLVLNGKLDREEHAIHNLILTAVDGGVPPRSGTASIIINVLDINDKAPTFSQPVFAVNVSENSPVGTVVMTLNATDLDEGTNAQLIYSYTLYTSEKTQELFSLDPQSGEIKVKGVIDYEESQSFEMYIQAQDRGANPLSGHCKVMVYVTDLNDNYPEVTIKSLKRSVAEDVSVGTLIAVVSVSDRDSGDNGAIDLHLNQREALPFRLSKSSEGYFELLVSKPLDREVKGKYDIKLIVTDRGFPTLSENETITLDILDINDNAPMFSQSFYTIHVMENNSPGALLTSLSAHDPDLNENQYLVYFIMEKEIVNMSMSMLFSINPENGDLYGLKTFDYEREKEFLFHIEARDSGVPPLSSNVTVHIVILDQNDNTPLIVSPWRAHGSVVEEVIPRSTEKGHLVAKVVAVDADSEQNARVTYQLLQISDSTLFSLDQYNGEIRTTRMFSYRDPRQQRLVVVAKDNGQPALSATVTIKISTVEHAMTFLETTELPLEYEVFTNLNLYLVIGLGAVSFLLLITILVIIVLKCQKPKPKAIKMPPANRNSLISQRSSTIADSTLISSDAYWYSLFLAETRKGKVVVRQPIIPKGAGYFVSSIPRSIGPSETTDSRASTLEYSK, encoded by the exons ATGGCGCTTAATTGTGCAACTATACGGACTCGCTCGGTGGTGTCTGCTCTCACGTTTTTTGTCGCGCTGTGGGGATTTGCGCTCTCCATCACCCGCTACTCCATACCGGAGGAGATGGAAGAGGGTTCCTTTGTTGCCAATCTGGCCTCAGATCTGGGTCTGGACGTTCGCAGTTTGCTGGAGCGCAatgcgaagctcgatgtcattcacAGCAAAAATTACCTCGACATTAATAAAGACACCGGGGAGCTGGTCATCCGCGAGAAGATGGACCGGGAGAGCATATGCATGACTAAAACAACCTCATGCTTCCTGAAAATGGATGTCATACTCTCCAATCCCGTTCGCATTTTCAACATCGAGCTGGAGATCTTGGACATCAACGACAACGCGCCCGTTTTTCGTAGGAAGACAATGCACTTGGACGTTTCTGAGGCAACCCCTCCCGGTGAGAGATTCTCCCTGACCAACGCCGTGGATGCGGATGTGGGGGCGAATTCAGTCAAGACCTACTATCTCAGCGAAAGCAAATACTTCAGCATTGACATCCAGACGGGCAGCGACGGCTCCAAATACGTTGATCTAGTGCTCAACGGTAAACTGGACAGAGAGGAGCATGCGATTCATAATTTGATTTTAACTGCGGTGGATGGAGGTGTGCCTCCCCGCTCTGGTACAGCCAGCATAATTATTAACGTGCTGGACATCAATGATAAAGCCCCCACGTTCAGTCAGCCCGTTTTTGCCGTCAATGTTTCGGAGAACTCTCCAGTGGGGACGGTGGTGATGACATTAAACGCGACTGATTTAGATGAAGGCACAAACGCACAATTAATATACTCGTATACCCTGTACACCTCAGAGAAGACACAGGAGCTCTTCTCCCTAGATCCACAATCAGGCGAGATCAAAGTGAAGGGGGTGATCGATTATGAAGAGAGTCAGAGTTTTGAGATGTACATTCAGGCTCAGGACAGAGGGGCAAACCCACTGTCAGGACACTGCAAAGTGATGGTTTACGTCACAGATCTAAATGACAACTATCCAGAGGTGACCATCAAATCCCTGAAGAGATCTGTGGCCGAAGATGTCTCGGTAGGGACACTGATTGCTGTGGTGAGCGTGAGTGATAGAGATTCTGGAGACAATGGTGCCATAGATCTCCACCTGAACCAGCGGGAAGCCTTACCCTTTCGTCTGAGCAAGTCCTCAGAAGGTTACTTTGAATTGCTGGTGTCGAAACCGCTGGACCGAGAAGTCAAAGGCAAATACGACATCAAACTAATAGTGACAGACAGAGGTTTCCCAACCTTATCTGAGAATGAAACCATTACCTTGGACATCCTTGATATCAACGACAATGCCCCCATGTTCTCTCAGTCCTTCTACACAATCCATGTTATGGAGAACAATTCACCTGGAGCTTTATTGACATCCCTAAGTGCACATGACCCAGATTTGAATGAGAACCAGTACTTGGTTTATTTCATAATGGAGAAAGAGATAGTTAACATGTCTATGTCCATGCTTTTCTCCATCAATCCTGAGAATGGGGATCTTTATGGCCTTAAGACCTTTGACTATGAGAGAGAGAAGGAGTTCCTGTTCCACATTGAGGCCAGGGACTCTGGTGTCCCTCCTCTGAGCAGCAATGTGACAGTTCACATTGTTATCCtggaccaaaatgacaacacTCCCCTCATTGTATCACCATGGCGAGCACACGGCTCAGTTGTTGAGGAGGTCATACCGAGGTCCACGGAGAAAGGGCACTTGGTGGCCAAAGTGGTTGCCGTTGATGCAGACTCTGAGCAGAATGCCAGAGTCACCTACCAACTACTGCAGATCAGTGACTCAACTCTCTTCAGCCTGGATCAGTACAACGGTGAGATCAGAACGACAAGGATGTTCAGCTACAGAGACCCAAGGCAGCAGAGGCTGGTAGTTGTTGCTAAAGACAATGGACAACCTGCTTTGTCTGCCACTGTTACCATCAAGATATCAACAGTGGAGCACGCCATGACCTTCTTAGAGACAACAGAGTTACCATTAGAATACGAAGTCTTCACCAACCTAAACCTGTACCTCGTAATTGGTTTAGGAGCTGTGTCCTTTCTGTTGTTGATAACCATCTTGGTTATTATTGTCCTCAAATGTCAAAAGCCAAAGCCAAAGGCCATCAAGATGCCCCCAGCCAACAGAAATAGTCTGATCAGCCAGAGAAGCTCCACCATCGCAGATTCCACACTGATCTCCAGCGATGCCTACTGGTATAGCTTGTTCCTTGCAGAAACCAGGAAGGGCAAGGTGGTGGTGAGACAACCAATCATTCCCAAAGGAGCAGGATATTTTGTATCCAGCATACCCAGGAGCATAGGCCCAAGTGAAACCACAGACTCCAGAGCATCCACACTGGAG TACTCAAAATGA